The DNA region AGATTGTGTATTATATAAAAGGTGAAAATTAGTCTTATTTTAATAGAATATCTGTTTAATATTTATGTTTGATATCATAAAATTTATAATATCAAATAAGATCATAAGTCCTAAAATTTGAATAAAGAAGCCTATAGATCAAAAGGTAAAAATAAAAAATAACAATTAATTATCTAGAATTTATGAGATACTTTATTGATAAATTATAAAAGTAATAAGATGAAATTTATTCTAAATTTAATCTTATGAATAGTAGTTGTAGTTGACAGATAAAGATTTATTATTTAAAGGAGGAAATATATGTATATGATATGTTCATTAAAATCTTATTATAAAGATAATAAATTAAGTAGTACTTTAGTTAACTTATTTTTTCTTGTTGTTGTTTTAATTTATTTAATCCCTTTTTATATAAATGATATTATTTTTGATTACATTTATAATATATTTCAATTAGATTATGGTATAACAGAATCTTTTATATTAATATTTATGATGATGTATGGTTTAATAATGTTTGATAATAGAGTTATTAAAGGCATCTATGTTACAATACTTTTCTTTAATTTATCATTTACATATTTTGCAACAATAATGGGTTCATACCAATATTCATACAAAGTTTTTTTGCCGATATTGCTTCAGATTATTTTATTATCTATATTGGGATTAGTTTATTATAAGTCAAAAAAATATGAATGTATAAGAAAATATAAGACTAATACTTTAGTTGTATTTATATCAATAATAATCCCTTTGTTTTTATTAAGTTTTTTTGGAAAATTAATATCTTCTTTCATTATATAAATTATCAAATTATATTTATTCTCACCACTATTTATTTTTCACATAAGTATGAGGTTGAAACCTCATAAAATTTTATATAGCTTATTATCCCTAATTATTTCTAGAGTTCATATTCACAATGTATCATATATAAAAACAAATTAACCAGGACTATTTGCCCTGGTTTGTTTATGTCAATTGATTTTATTTTTTATTTTATGATATAGATATAAAACTTCATCTAATTCTTGACTTATATTTATTACTTCTGTTGTAATTATAAAATCATTTTTATGTAGTAGTTTATGCATTTGTTTTTTTAATGCTGTTATCTTATCTTCAACATCTTCTACTTTTCCCATGCCACCACACTCTCATAATTTTTTTATATTTTCCTTACTTTCCCTATTATATTATAAAATTACTTAATTAACAATAGAAATATAATAAATGAAATTATAATATTTAATAAAATGAATTAATATTCCAAAAAATTTATTTTTATGTAGAGGAATTAACAATTTTATGTAGAATATATATTTAAAAGGGGGAATTGAATGTGAGATATAATGAAAATGACCTTGAAGAAATAACGAGAATGTTTATTAAACTAGCAGATAAATTATTAGCAGATAAAAGAATTGATAAAAATACTTATATAGAAATTACAAAGAGAAAGAAAGGGTTTTTAAAGTTTGTGGAAAAAGACAGAATATATAATAGATATTTCTAAAAACTATAAAATGATATTATTATGTTAATATGAATAAGGCTAAGATTAATTTTTTAGTCTTGTTTTTTATATAAAATCATATGGTAAAATATAGTATAGTTATATATCAATTAATGTTCAATAGTAGATAGCTGTACAATAATAAAATATATCTAAATAAATATGAATAAGATATGATATTTATCAAGAATAAAGAGAAGCATTTAGTATAAGGATTTTTACTATGTAGATTATATTTAAGAGGATATATCTTATAAATTTACTTATTTAATTATAAAACAATTTAAATTTATAGTGGTAAAATGCTAAAAAGAACTATAACTGATAACACATTAGAAAATTATTTGAAATAATAGGGGATTGGATTATTTTTTAATTTATTAGCTATTTAAAAAGTATACATAAATATAAAATTAGTACCATATGGTACTAATTTTATATTTATGTAATTAAAATAATGTGTTTTTAATAAAATTAAATATTTCTTCATAGTTTTTAGAAGCTATTATTGCAGATATAAAAAAGGATGAAAGTAATATAATTAGAGTTATAACAATAAAAATAGTATTTTTAGTTATTTCCTCCTTTTTGTTAGAGGAATCTTTTACAGTATTATCTATATCTTTTTTTATATTATTATTATCTTCATTTAAATTTTTTATATTTTCTGTTTCTGTCATTATATCACTTCCTTGTAAATTTATATTCTATTATTTATGATTACTTAATTAATATATACATACCCTTTCATAATTAGATAAATCTCTGTTTTATTTTTCCATATATGTAATAGTAGCCATATACATAGTATCCGTATTGCTATATTCTATATCCACTATTTCTAGTATGTTTAATTTGTTAAAATTTATCCATTCATTA from Senegalia massiliensis includes:
- a CDS encoding aspartyl-phosphate phosphatase Spo0E family protein translates to MGKVEDVEDKITALKKQMHKLLHKNDFIITTEVINISQELDEVLYLYHKIKNKIN